From Cercospora beticola chromosome 6, complete sequence, a single genomic window includes:
- a CDS encoding uncharacterized protein (BUSCO:EOG09264OXC), with amino-acid sequence MNRLFGAKNTAPKPSLNDAIGKVDTRIESIDVKLARLNAELGTYQKRLSTMRDGPGKNAIKQKAIKILQQRKMYESQKDQLQQQSWNMEQAGMMQDNLKNTMATVDAMKTTQKELKKQYGKINIDKIEKLQDEMADLMDMGNDIQESISRSYDVPEDVDEAELDAELEALGEDVEFGETYGESEMPGFLTESAPPTFIDEAPEQKEKQAAT; translated from the exons ATGAACCGACTCTTTGGGGCGAAGAACACAGCCCCCAAACCATCTCTCAACGATGCCATAGGAAAG GTCGACACACGGATCGAGTCTATCGATGTCAAACTGGCCCGACTGAACGCTGAACTCGGCACCTATCAAAAGCGACTAAGCACGATGCGCGATGGCCCCGGCAAGAACGCGATCAAACAGAAGGCGATCAAGATTCTCCAGCAACGTAAGATGTACGAGTCACAAAAGGATCAGTTGCAACAGCAGAGTTGGAACATGGAACAGGCCGGAATGATGCAGGACAATCTGAAGAATACCATGGCCACGGTGGATGCGATGAAGACAACGCAGAAGGAGCTCAAGAAGCAATATGGCAAGATCAATATTgacaagatcgagaagtTGCAAGACGAGATGGCAGATCTCATGGATATGGGAAATGACATTCAGGAGAGTATCAGCCGGAGCTACGACGTGCCGGAGGATGTGGACGAGGCCGAGCTGGACGCGGAATTAGAGGCTCTCGGGGAAGATGTGGAATTCGGAGAGACGTACGGCGAGAGCGAGATGCCAGGTTTCTTGACCGAGAGTGCACCGCCCACTTTCATCGATGAGGCGCCGGAGCAAAAGGAAAAGCAAGCGGCCACATGA